The Phacochoerus africanus isolate WHEZ1 chromosome 9, ROS_Pafr_v1, whole genome shotgun sequence genomic sequence CCCACCCCTGGGGGAATAGGAAGCTCATCCGGGCTGGCTTTTCCCACCACTAGAGATATGGAGGGCATAGCTCCCACTGAAAAGCTCCAGCTTTATCAGCTCTGCCCTCCCTTTACAGTGTTCCATAGCTCCCTCTTCCCGCGATGCATCGGTTACTAAGGTTCTAGGGGCTTTCCTGCTACAGAGACTAAGAACAGAAGTGAGGTCCACAGATGCAGGGATCTGGGAGGGGGACTTAAAATCTGCtatgtgcagaagttcctggtgtggcttagcggtaacaaatctgactagtattcatgaggatgcaagttcaatccttggcctccctcagtgggttaaggatttggcattgctgtggctgtggtgtaggacagcagccatagctctgattggaccccttgcctggaaatttacatatgctgcgaatgcggccctaaaaaagcaaaaacaaaaacaaaaacaaaacaaaaaaacaaaaaacccctcctATGTGCTGAAGAAAGGGTTCCTGGCTGCATTTTGAACAGGGAAGTGTGCAGTTCCCCAGAGAACAAAACACAGCCTCCGCTGACTCATTTTGAAGACTTgagttccccccaaaaaaggtattGGGGAAGGAAGCAGCAGTCTCAGTAGACTCTGCCTGCATACCAGGCACTTGGGATTTGCATGATTTGCCCCCAAATCCCCCCTCCTGGGGAGGTGCTAGTCTCCTCCCTGCTGTACAGACCGGAAACTCTCAGGTCTGCTCTCTTCTCCTCAGGACCTCAGGAGCAGCACCCAGAGTACACAGGCAGGAGGCCCAGCATCACCGCCCTGGGTGCAGGCCTCCCTCTCCTGCAGAACTGTGGGAGAGGCCCACCGTGGGGGAGGCCCTGGAGTCTGAGCCCAGGACAGTCAGCAGGAGGTACCTGAACTCCCTGAAGAACAAGCTGTCCAGTGGGGCCTGGAGAAAATCTTGCCAGCCTGGGACCTGCCCCGGCCCAGGGACTCAGGTGCCGGAGGGCTGGGGTAGAAGCGGGGAGTTGGGAGGTGCCTCCATTGACCTTCTCCCCACACATCCTCTCCCCGCCAGAGCCAGCACTCCCCCAGGTGGTGCTCTTATGTGACCAGAGATCACCTGAAAACTAGGTTCACCCCCCACCTTTTGATTAAGCGTCTACTATGCACCCCACTGCTGGCATTTCCCATACCCCTCACTGTAGGAGGAGCCTTTTAGGCAAAGAAATTGAAACTCCCGTGTTccctcccgttgtggctcagcaggttaagaacctgactagtaaccattactgtgcagattcagtccctgacctcgctcagtgggttaagggtctggcgttgccgaaagctgtggtgtaggtcgcagacatgcttggatctggtgttgcagtggctgtggtgtagtccggcagctttagctctgattcagcccctagcccaggaattcccatttgctgcagctgtggccctaaaaagacaaaaacaaaaacaaaaacaaaaacaaacaaaaaaacaaaaaaaaaacaaaacaaaaaaagaaggaagggagagaggaaagaaagaaaaggaaatagtaaCTCTGACAGTTTAGgaaacttgtccaaggccacacagcttgcAACCTGATGTGACCAGTGGTGGCCCAACTTTACCCACTGAAGAAGGCAACAGCTCCAACCTGAAACAGAGGTTGCGGCCAACTCCTGCCCTTAGACAGACCCTGGGCAGGTTGCCTCCCTTCTCTGGGTTTTAGTTTTCCTGTCTGTGAACTTTAAGGTTATGCGTTCTGGAGCCAGAATACCAGGGTTCGTGTCCCAGCTCCTCTGctttctgtgtgactttgggcaagtttgcTTTAACCCCTTTGTGCTTgtctcctcatttataaaatggggatggtgaTCATAACAGTACCTACTGTGTATGCTGGTTATCAATTGCTACATAATAAACTACCctgcaatgggagttcccattgtagctcagtgggttaagaacccacaactatccatgaggacgcaggtttgatccctgtcctcactcagtgggttaaggatccggtgttgctgtggcggtgacggaggccagcagctacagctccaattcaacccctagcctgggaacatccatatgccactagtgcgaccctgaaaagaaaggaaaaaaatgacctcaCAATGTAGTGGCCAAAAAGTTTATTATTTCTGACAGTTTGGGGGTCGACTGGAATGCTATTGGGTGGTTTTTCTGTGGGTCTCGCTTGAAGTTTGTCTTAGTTGGctctggctgccataacaaagcaccacagactAGGAGACTTAAACAgagactggaagtccaagattgAGTGGCGGGGGTGGTTTCTGGCGAGGCtcccttcctggcttgtagaAGGCCACCTGCTCACCGTGTCTTCACATAACCTTTTCTCTGTACACCTGCTCGCCTGGGatcctttcctcttcttataaggacaccagcccTCATGGATTAGACCCTATCTAAATTTAACCCTAactttaaaggccctatctccaaatatagtcgcattggaggttagggcttcaacgtATTAATTTGGGACCACGATTCAGTCCATAACTGGGGTCTCTCAGGTGGCTACAGTCAGATGTTGGCTGGGGTGGAAAAGCCCAAGATAGTTCCTCTCTCAGGGCTGGTGACTGGGCAGGTGGGATGCAGGCATGGCTGGGCCCTGGCTCGCTCTCTCTACACAGTCCCAGGGCCTTTCCTCTCCGTGTGGCCTCTCCTTCAGGGAAGCCAGACCTCCAGATGTGGTAGTTCATGGCTCCCAAGAGCATCAGTAGAAGcttccagtcctttttttttttcttttttggtttttagtgccacacttgaagcatatggaagttcccaggctagggactgaattggagcctcagctgccggccctcaccacagacacagccatgccaaaacggaaccaagtctgtgacctacaccacggctcatggcaacgctggatccttaacccactgagcgaggccagggatcgaacccacatcttcatggatactagtttgagtttgttacctctgagccacaataggaactgcatCCAGCCCTCTTAAGTCTTAGGCCCAGAACTGGCACAGCCTCACTCTGCCCCATTGTCTCAGTCAAACCCATTCCAGCACCAGCCCAGGTGCATGGCAGGAGGGCGTGAAGCCCAGGACATACGTTTCACAGGGCATCTTTGGAGACTGCTCCCATCAAAGGAGACCAAAGTGaccctctccttctttctccccgCAACTCCCCTGCAGGAGCCTGAGGAGAAGAGAATTGTCCAGGAACTGCTGGAGACCGAGCAGGCCTATGTGGCCCGCCTCCACCTGCTAGACCAGGCCAGTGGCCAGGACACCCCTCCTGAGCCCCAGCACCTGGGTGTCCTCACCCCGCCCCCGCTCCCCCTTCTGACCCAGCTGCAGGGAGAGAGTTAGGAGCTCAGAATTTGTCTCTAGGAAGCTTTAGTCCTTTAACCTCATTGGCTAGAGTTTGGGACTTGGCTTATTAGCATCACTCCTGAGTCTACTCCCGGTGCCTGGGCTGGAGTCACGTAGGAGGGTACATGGCAGGCATTCTTCCCAGGCCCCACACAGCATCCTCCTCTATCATCCCAGCAGCCAACATCCTCACCATTGTTAGtccttcacacttttttttttttttttttttttttgcttttcagggctgttcctgtgccatatggaggtttccaggctgggagttgaatcataactgtagctgcgggcctacaccacagccacagcaacgccagatctgagctgtgtctgcgacctacaccacagcgcatggcaacgtggatccttaactcactgagcgaggccaggagtgaATCTGAGTCCTCCtgtatcctagtcagattcatttccgctgagccacgacaggaactcaataGCCCTTCACATGTTATTAAGGAAGCTTAAGGCGAGGGGGTTAAGTCACTGAGCATCAGCAGTGGGTTCTTGAGTCTGGTGAAGTCCAAGACCTTGACAGATACAAAATGGGCCCATTTCTGACGTTCCTCAGTAGCCAGCCTTTGGACAAGTCCCTATGTCTCCAGGCCTTGGTTTGTCCATCTGTAAAGTGGCCAGAATACAATCTTCCCTGCCTGTCTCTTCCTAGAGTTGTTTTGAGGGTGATGGGAGATTAAGGAGGTGGAGGCATTCAGCAAGCTGGGGAGGGGTCCCAAAGCCCCCGGGACTGTGCTTGTCTCCCCCTGGGCTggtattgggggtgggggagctcccTCCCTGCTGCAAGCCCAGTGACCCAGCGGTGGCTGTAGGTGTTCTTCCAGGAGCTGCTGAAGGAGGCCCGCAGCAGCAAGGCCTTCCCCGAGGATGTGGTCAGGCTCATCTTCTCCAACATCTCCTCCATCTACCAGTTCCATGCGCAGTTCTTTctcccagagctgcagcagaggctggATGACTGGTAAGTCCAGCAGGAGCCCCAGAGGCCACCTGGCCTGATTGGGGTGCAGCCCCCAGGGCACTAGGCTTGGCCTATTAGGGCCCTGCCCTCACTGTGGGGCTAGACTCTCCTCCTCTGGGCTTGGTCTGGCTGCACAACAAGGGGCTTGGACGAGgccttgtgtgtatgtgtgtgtcctgGAGAAGCGGGCGGATCAGGTCCTCACTGGGCTGAGTGACTTAGGAGGCAGTAGAGATAACGAGCACTGAGGGCTTCCACCATGTCCTGCCTTGGGGTTTACACCTGTTAACTTCAGATCAGTCCACTGTGTGATGATGGTATCATGGTTATTCGAGAAACCCTCTCTATTTTCAGTGATGACCACTAATGTATCTAGTGGTGAAATTAGTATCTTGTCAAAGAAATGGGATGTCCTTTAAAATTCTTTGgcaggagtttccgctgtggttcagcggaaacgaatctgactagcatccacgaggacgcaggttctatccctggccttgctcatcgggttaagaatctggcattgcccgtgagctgtgatataggtcgcagataccgctcagatcccacattgctatggctgtggcataggccagaggctacagctccaattcaacccctagcctaggaacgtccataatgccatgggtacagctctaaaaaaagacgaaaacaggagttcctgtcgtggcccagtggttaacaaatccaacaaggaaccatgaggttgcaggttcaatccctggccttgctcagtgggttaaggatccggcgttgccgtgagctgtggtgtaggtcacagacgctgcttggatcccgcgttgctgtggctctggcttaggccggtggctacggctccgattagatccctagcctgggaacctccataagccgagggagtggccctagaaatggccaaaagacaaaaaaaaaaaaaagacaaaaacaaaaaattctttggCAAAGAAGAATGTTAGTAATTGTTAAATCCCATGATGGATATATAGGGGTtcattattatattctttttgctgtatgattgcttaaatttttttgcaataaattttattttgaaaaggcaacccttgggagttccccttgtggctcaacaggttaagaacctgactagtatccgtgaggatgcgggtccaatccctgggctcgctcagtgggttaaggatctagcattgccatgagctgtggtgtagctgcagatgcaactcagatctgccattgctgtggctgtggtgttgatcggccagctgcagctccagttcaaccccctagcctgggaacttccatatgccttgggtgtggccctaaaaaaagaaaaagaaaaggcagcccCATGGGCCCCTCTGTACCATTATGCCCACTTTTACAGTTGGGAAAATGAAGGTACAGAGAGGCTAGATAATTGGTCCAAGAGCACACAGCAATAGTAAGTGGTGCAGTTGGGCATCAGACTCAGGGAGGGTAGCTCCAGATAACAGACCTTTTCTTATCTCTCTGAGATGGGCCACTGACTGGCCTCTCTGCCCCCACATGGcggtgtgagaattaaatgagatgagacACACGGCGGGTCTAGGGTAGCGCTTGGCCTGTGGCCCTTGTTACTGTTACATGAAGAAGCATCAGCTGGCTATCGAACATCACCTGTCGTGGGCctgacactgtgctgggcctTCAGGGGAATCCAGTTCCCCGAAGTGGGAGAGAGCAGCATCTGCCCTCAGGGGGCTCCCAGTCTAAGGGGGGTGAACCACACTGTGTGAAGAGGACTTGCCCCCATGTCCACACCTGGAAGTGCTGTGCAAGGCtctttgggggtttgggggagccTAGCCTCACCTGATGCTGCCTGGAGTCAAGGGAAGAGATCCCCAGGCTGAGGGCCATACCAAGTGCCCCTTCCTCAGGACAACCACCCCCCGCATCGGCGACGTGATCCAGAAGCTGGCCCCCTTCCTGAAGATGTACAGTGAGTATGTCAAGAACTTCGAGCGAGCCATTGAGCTGCTGGCCACCTGGACTGACAAGTCACCGCCCTTCCAGGAGGTCATCACCCGCATtcaggtgaggtgggggtggggatggagcagAGCCTGCACTGCCAGCCTCCGCCCtcctggcggggggtggggggtgtgcagCTCCCCCAGTTCAGCTGCTTACACCTGCCCTGCCCACTCCCCGACCCTCAGGggcaggcagccccagccctccccccctTTCACCCCTCAatcttcctccccactccctccccaagaGCAGCGAGGCCTCGGGCAGCCTGACCCTGCAGCATCACATGCTGGAACCTGTGCAGAGAATCCCACGCTATGAGCTGCTGCTCAAGGAGTACGTCCAGAAGCTGCCAGCCCAGGCCCCAGACTTGGCTGATGCCCAGAGTGAGGACACCCCAGGGaatccaggggctggggaggctcCAACCACTCCCCGAGTTTATGGTGTACCACTGCCCAAATTTATGGCATATTTATGGGGGAGATTTGAGCCCCACACAACCATCAGCGTTGACCCTTGGTGCTTCAGAGACATTATCTAGAGCATTACCATTTTTTATAGACACTAAGGCccaaagaggttaagtgactcgCCCAAGTTCACACCAGCTAGAAAGGAGCAGAGCTAGCATTTGAAGCCATGCCTGCACCCTCTAGATCTGGGGAACAGTGACAATCACAGAAGCCAACTGCCCAAGCCCTGTCTTTCAGTGGCTTCTCATCTCTCCACCCTGGGTGGAAAATGGCCCCCATCATTCAGACACCCCATATGCCAGGCTACAGGGGTAGGGCCGCTCCTGGAATTGCTCATGGCGGGCCCTGAGACCACTTGGTTAAGCCCCAAGGACCTCCTGCCTCAGGTTTTCAGGGGGTAACTCTGACCCTGCCCCCATTTCAGAAGCCCTCAACATGATCTTCTCAGCTGCTCAGCACTCCAACGCAGCCATCACTGAGATGGTGAGCATCCCAGCCCTCGGATGGGGAGCAGTGGGCCTCCACTGGggcccctcacctcctccctaCATCTCTACCCCATCCCACCCAGATTTCCACATCCGCCCATCCCCCCATCCTGGCCCAGGACTGCCCGCCTCCTCATACCCTGTCCCATCCACACAAGGCAAACCTTCCCGAAGCAGGCATGCCTTGCCCGGCCTTGGCTGAGGGTATACCTCCTGTACGCAGGAGCGGCTACAGGAACTGTGGGAAGTGTACCAGCGCCTGGGCCTGGAGGACGACATAGTGGACCCCTCCAATACCCTCCTCCGCGAAGGCCCTGTCCTCAAAATCTCCTTCCGCCGCAACGGCCCCATGGAGCGCTACCTCTTCCTGGTAGGGAAATGCTGGGGGCCCGCCAACACTGGGGAGGGAAGTCCACAGGCCCCTCTGCCCCAGGTCCTGCCTGCCTGGCATCTACCTGGCACAACAGGGACCTGACTGTTTCTCTATCCTTTACTGCTTTGGCACCCAAGTGACTTGGAACAAGTCACATGCTGCCTCCAGGCCTCAGGGATTCCCAACTGAGGGGTTCCCAGATGTGCCCTCGGAAGCAAGAGTCAGAACTTGAACTTCGTCTGTTTGGCAGCAAAGCCTGTACTATTACAATGTGCTCTGTAGAGTGCACAGCAGGAAGGAGTTAGGTTGGCTGCTAAAAGAACTGCCTGGGTTTGTGCTAAAGAAGCCAGGGCTTCTGGAGATCTGAGACTGGTCCCACTTGGAGGTTGAGGAGGGGAGGTTTGAGCCCCCACCACCTTTGGCCACCATGAGAAAGGCCACAGGCTTCACAGGTTTCAAAGGTCAGCTGTGGTCCCTTAATGCCCAGGGCCGGGGCAGCCCTTCCGTGACCATCTTAGTTGGACTGGGGCTGGACAAACCCTTCCTTACCAACCTGTGATGTCCTTTGAACTGGCCCAGGGCGTGGCAAGAGGGGAGGGAGATTGGGGGGATGGGGCTCAGCCAGCTCCCAGGGAAGCCACCTGCCCCCGCAGCCGCTGCGCACTCACTCATGCTGGTGTCTCCTGTAGTTCAACAACATGCTGCTCTACTGTGTGCCCCGGGTCATCCAGGTGGGCGCCCACTTCCAGGTCAGAACTCGCATCGACGTGGCTGGAATGAAGGTGAGAGGGACCCCAACCACCGTCGGGCTTCATCCGAGGTGGGACCAAGTTTAGGGGTGGCAGGAGGGGCCAACCCCAGTCTCAGTCTGGAAACCCCAGTGTTTCAGGGCAGGGGCCAATGCAGAAGTGGGAGAGTTTGGGGATTAGACCTCTCTCACATGCGCTTCCAGCCTTCATGTCCACAGCCCTGCCTCGCTCTCAGTCTCACTCTGTTTTCCCTACCATCTATACCAGGGCTTTGAAAATTGTAATATGTGCATGAGTCCCCTGGGAGTCTTATTAAAATGTGGGTGCTGATGCAGTAGGTCTGAAgcggggcctgagattctgcatttcttttttctttctttttttgtctttttagggccgcacctgcagcatatggaggttcccaggctaggggtccagtcagagctgtagccgctggcctacaccacagccacagcaatgtcaaatctgagctgcgcctgAGACCTAtagcacagttcacggcaatgctggatccttaacccactgagcaaggccagggatcgaacctgagtccccatggatgctagtcgggttcgttaagtgctgagccatgacgggaactccagatactgcatttctaaccagctccTAGGTGACGCCGCTACTGCAGCTCCCCATGCTTTGAATAGGAAAGGTCTACACTGTCAGCTCAGCTGCCGACTTGGGTGTGTCCCCATCCAGAAACAGCCACAAATGAGTGGGGGTGGCAGTCCATAACAGTGCCCACTGACTGGGCAGTCACTGTGGGTTGGGCCTTGCACCATCCCATTGGGTCCTCGTAGCAGCCCTGTGATGGGGGGGGGTGTTCTCCCCtccatgtttttggtttttaaaagtcacttaaaaataataattttattacctaaaaatatagataatacaCATTCTAAAATCAAACtataccaaatatatatatgcaatcaggagttccgtggtggtgcagtgggttaaggatctggtattatcacttcagtggcatgggtcacttctgtggcatgggtttgaaccctagcttggaatttccacatgctaagggcgtggccaaaaaaaaaaaatatatatatatatgtatatacatatatatgaaatcaaATGTCTCCTCCTGACTCCATCCCCTAGATCCCTTTCCTTGAGGCAGCCtttgctgcttcttcttttttttttaatttgattggggtatagttgatttacagtgttgtattagcttcaggtttgtagcaaagtgaatcagtt encodes the following:
- the FGD2 gene encoding FYVE, RhoGEF and PH domain-containing protein 2 isoform X6 — protein: MEGASKEKLASVSSLVTVFENSRTSGAAPRVHRQEAQHHRPGCRPPSPAELWERPTVGEALESEPRTVSRRYLNSLKNKLSSGAWRKSCQPGTCPGPGTQEPEEKRIVQELLETEQAYVARLHLLDQVFFQELLKEARSSKAFPEDVVRLIFSNISSIYQFHAQFFLPELQQRLDDWTTTPRIGDVIQKLAPFLKMYSEYVKNFERAIELLATWTDKSPPFQEVITRIQSSEASGSLTLQHHMLEPVQRIPRYELLLKEYVQKLPAQAPDLADAQKALNMIFSAAQHSNAAITEMERLQELWEVYQRLGLEDDIVDPSNTLLREGPVLKISFRRNGPMERYLFLFNNMLLYCVPRVIQVGAHFQVRTRIDVAGMKACQAAIDQIEKRNETFKAAAQGPEGDTQEQELQSEELGLRAPQWIRDKMVTMCMRCQDPFNALTRRRHHCRACGYVVCGRCSDYRAELKYDDNRPNRVCFDCYTFLTGNMIPEDKEDKRRGILEKGSVMGSEQSLMCSFLQLLGDKWGKSGPRGWCVIPRDDPLVLYVYAAPQDMRAHASIPLLGYQVTAGPQGDPRVFQLQQSGQFYIFKAETEELKGRWVKAMERAASGWSPGEPSDGDLSD
- the FGD2 gene encoding FYVE, RhoGEF and PH domain-containing protein 2 isoform X5, which produces MEGASKEKLASVSSLVTVFENSRTSGAAPRVHRQEAQHHRPGCRPPSPAELWERPTVGEALESEPRTVSRRYLNSLKNKLSSGAWRKSCQPGTCPGPGTQEPEEKRIVQELLETEQAYVARLHLLDQVFFQELLKEARSSKAFPEDVVRLIFSNISSIYQFHAQFFLPELQQRLDDWTTTPRIGDVIQKLAPFLKMYSEYVKNFERAIELLATWTDKSPPFQEVITRIQSSEASGSLTLQHHMLEPVQRIPRYELLLKEYVQKLPAQAPDLADAQKALNMIFSAAQHSNAAITEMERLQELWEVYQRLGLEDDIVDPSNTLLREGPVLKISFRRNGPMERYLFLFNNMLLYCVPRVIQVGAHFQVRTRIDVAGMKVQAGPGQASTILDITSYLASGLLVRELTDAEFPHSFLVSGKQRTLELQARSQEEMISWMQACQAAIDQIEKRNETFKAAAQGPEGDTQEQELQSEELGLRAPQWIRDKMVTMCMRCQDPFNALTRRRHHCRACGYVVCGRCSDYRAELKYDDNRPNRVCFDCYTFLTGNMIPEDKEDKRRGILEKGSVMGSEQSLMCSFLQLLGDKWGKSGPRGWCVIPRDDPLVLYVYAAPQNPDLLSMTDENTGAQRKEGLLQEHHASFWNLNLDLCPGMRMRF
- the FGD2 gene encoding FYVE, RhoGEF and PH domain-containing protein 2 isoform X3, yielding MEGASKEKLASVSSLVTVFENSRTSGAAPRVHRQEAQHHRPGCRPPSPAELWERPTVGEALESEPRTVSRRYLNSLKNKLSSGAWRKSCQPGTCPGPGTQEPEEKRIVQELLETEQAYVARLHLLDQVFFQELLKEARSSKAFPEDVVRLIFSNISSIYQFHAQFFLPELQQRLDDWTTTPRIGDVIQKLAPFLKMYSEYVKNFERAIELLATWTDKSPPFQEVITRIQSSEASGSLTLQHHMLEPVQRIPRYELLLKEYVQKLPAQAPDLADAQKALNMIFSAAQHSNAAITEMERLQELWEVYQRLGLEDDIVDPSNTLLREGPVLKISFRRNGPMERYLFLFNNMLLYCVPRVIQVGAHFQVRTRIDVAGMKVRELTDAEFPHSFLVSGKQRTLELQARSQEEMISWMQACQAAIDQIEKRNETFKAAAQGPEGDTQEQELQSEELGLRAPQWIRDKMVTMCMRCQDPFNALTRRRHHCRACGYVVCGRCSDYRAELKYDDNRPNRVCFDCYTFLTGNMIPEDKEDKRRGILEKGSVMGSEQSLMCSFLQLLGDKWGKSGPRGWCVIPRDDPLVLYVYAAPQDMRAHASIPLLGYQVTAGPQGDPRVFQLQQSGQFYIFKAETEELKGRWVKAMERAASGWSPGEPSDGDLSD
- the FGD2 gene encoding FYVE, RhoGEF and PH domain-containing protein 2 isoform X2; translated protein: MGSSGHGRVLLGHRELGRTSGAAPRVHRQEAQHHRPGCRPPSPAELWERPTVGEALESEPRTVSRRYLNSLKNKLSSGAWRKSCQPGTCPGPGTQEPEEKRIVQELLETEQAYVARLHLLDQVFFQELLKEARSSKAFPEDVVRLIFSNISSIYQFHAQFFLPELQQRLDDWTTTPRIGDVIQKLAPFLKMYSEYVKNFERAIELLATWTDKSPPFQEVITRIQSSEASGSLTLQHHMLEPVQRIPRYELLLKEYVQKLPAQAPDLADAQKALNMIFSAAQHSNAAITEMERLQELWEVYQRLGLEDDIVDPSNTLLREGPVLKISFRRNGPMERYLFLFNNMLLYCVPRVIQVGAHFQVRTRIDVAGMKVQAGPGQASTILDITSYLASGLLVRELTDAEFPHSFLVSGKQRTLELQARSQEEMISWMQACQAAIDQIEKRNETFKAAAQGPEGDTQEQELQSEELGLRAPQWIRDKMVTMCMRCQDPFNALTRRRHHCRACGYVVCGRCSDYRAELKYDDNRPNRVCFDCYTFLTGNMIPEDKEDKRRGILEKGSVMGSEQSLMCSFLQLLGDKWGKSGPRGWCVIPRDDPLVLYVYAAPQDMRAHASIPLLGYQVTAGPQGDPRVFQLQQSGQFYIFKAETEELKGRWVKAMERAASGWSPGEPSDGDLSD
- the FGD2 gene encoding FYVE, RhoGEF and PH domain-containing protein 2 isoform X1, translated to MEGASKEKLASVSSLVTVFENSRTSGAAPRVHRQEAQHHRPGCRPPSPAELWERPTVGEALESEPRTVSRRYLNSLKNKLSSGAWRKSCQPGTCPGPGTQEPEEKRIVQELLETEQAYVARLHLLDQVFFQELLKEARSSKAFPEDVVRLIFSNISSIYQFHAQFFLPELQQRLDDWTTTPRIGDVIQKLAPFLKMYSEYVKNFERAIELLATWTDKSPPFQEVITRIQSSEASGSLTLQHHMLEPVQRIPRYELLLKEYVQKLPAQAPDLADAQKALNMIFSAAQHSNAAITEMERLQELWEVYQRLGLEDDIVDPSNTLLREGPVLKISFRRNGPMERYLFLFNNMLLYCVPRVIQVGAHFQVRTRIDVAGMKVQAGPGQASTILDITSYLASGLLVRELTDAEFPHSFLVSGKQRTLELQARSQEEMISWMQACQAAIDQIEKRNETFKAAAQGPEGDTQEQELQSEELGLRAPQWIRDKMVTMCMRCQDPFNALTRRRHHCRACGYVVCGRCSDYRAELKYDDNRPNRVCFDCYTFLTGNMIPEDKEDKRRGILEKGSVMGSEQSLMCSFLQLLGDKWGKSGPRGWCVIPRDDPLVLYVYAAPQDMRAHASIPLLGYQVTAGPQGDPRVFQLQQSGQFYIFKAETEELKGRWVKAMERAASGWSPGEPSDGDLSD
- the FGD2 gene encoding FYVE, RhoGEF and PH domain-containing protein 2 isoform X7, which produces MEGASKEKLASVSSLVTVFENSRTSGAAPRVHRQEAQHHRPGCRPPSPAELWERPTVGEALESEPRTVSRRYLNSLKNKLSSGAWRKSCQPGTCPGPGTQEPEEKRIVQELLETEQAYVARLHLLDQVFFQELLKEARSSKAFPEDVVRLIFSNISSIYQFHAQFFLPELQQRLDDWTTTPRIGDVIQKLAPFLKMYSEYVKNFERAIELLATWTDKSPPFQEVITRIQSSEASGSLTLQHHMLEPVQRIPRYELLLKEYVQKLPAQAPDLADAQKALNMIFSAAQHSNAAITEMERLQELWEVYQRLGLEDDIVDPSNTLLREGPVLKISFRRNGPMERYLFLFNNMLLYCVPRVIQVGAHFQVRTRIDVAGMKVQAGPGQASTILDITSYLASGLLVRELTDAEFPHSFLVSGKQRTLELQARSQEEMISWMQACQAAIDQIEKRNETFKAAAQGPEGDTQEQELQSEELGLRAPQWIRDKMVTMCMRCQDPFNALTRRRHHCRACGYASFTWFPQHDPPLGFSEVGWGTGATPQSTLWQVFLAETTSLSFLYQNMLNSRIAWAAKSA